The nucleotide window GCCCAGTGCTTCTGGATGAAGGACGACTCCCAGCTCCGCTCCTTGTCGGCCAGCGACGACGGctccccgcccccgcccccgccggaCCTCTGCGCCACCGCCACGATCAGGCCCGTGATCCGCTTCCTCAGCCTCCGGTACACCGCGGACATCGCGCGCTGCGCGAACGGCGGCGGCGCGAtggcgccgcctccgccgccgcctgggtGCGCCACCACGCTGCTGAACTTGGACGCCGTGGTCTGGATGTCGTCGAAGCACCGGTTGCACCTTTGGTCCATCTGCATCCACCCAACAGGCTCCAGCCATGAGATTTTTCTTTTTACTCTGGTAATAACACTCTGAAGTTGAGATGAAATTCAGGAGCTCGCTCGCTCACCAGCTGTAGCAGTTTCAGGAGATCGTTCCTCACCCTCTGAGCCTCCATCCACCTCCCGCCGTCGGCTGAGCCCTCGTCGGAGGGCAGCATCAGCTGGTTGGAGCTCACCGACGACGGCGTCCTCGCCGAGCAGCTCGACGAGAGCAGGAGGCTCGCCTCGCTGCCAATGCCGCTGACTGAATCGTCAGGCATCTCGGCCAGGTCTTTCAGCACGCAGCCGGCGAACCCATTCAGCAGCTCCTGGGCAATGTGCGCGTATCCCGACCGCGGCAGCACCTGCGAGAAGTGCGGACGCCTCGAGTACATCTGTGGGTATACGTGCCGCAGCTCGTCGTCGCCGGCACCGACATCGCCGTAAGGAGGCAGATGGAACaggccggcgccggcgccggcgtgAGCCCTCACGGCCTGAGGCTGCTGGTAGCCAAAGCCTTCGCTGTTGACGTGGGTCAGGCCGGAGCAGCTCACCTCCGAGGACTGCTCCGGCATGCTCGCCATGGTGACCGAGGAAGACTGGGCACCTAGCCTGAGCGACAGGCCGCTCGCCGCGCCGGCGACAGCGTCCGGAAAGTCGCTGCCGCCGGAGAACGCCGTCAGGTAATACGGCTGGTGGGTCGAGGCAGCGCTCGGTCCATCGTAGAGCCAGCCGCAGTGTGGCTCTCCAGCAACGAGCTTGGCCATCTTCGACGGCTGGGCGATGGTGACCACTCCCGACCCGTACTGAAAGAAGTCTGCCGAGGCGGAAGGGAGCATGGAGTGCACGGTGCTGCAGCTCTCGCCGGCGACGGCGTAGGCGTCGTCGTTCATCTCCTCCGTCGACATGCTCGCTTGGTGGCTGTCCTGCGAAGGAGCAGCGGCGGGCCAGACGAGCTGGTTCGCCGGCGAAGTGACCATCGCGCTGCTGGCCATGAAATGCGCGGCCACATCCGCGCCGCCGGAGCCGAAGCCCGCATCGTGCGGCATGCCTGGGTAGAAGAACGGTGCTTCGGAGCCGATCATGCTGCTGCCGCCGAAGAAGCAAGTGTTCATGGCATCCAACCCCAGCTGCTGATGATAGGATGGATTGCTAGACATCTTGAGGCGCCTAGCTCCGTGGTCGCCAAAGGCCAAATCTTGCACACACTAGTAATTTTAAAAGACCTGAAGCAAAGCAGCAGTAGGATACGTGAGCCAAATAATTGGTGACATCAACGAACGCTGCTGAGGACACAGTTCACAGATTGTTCCTCCACAAAGTTGAAGATGCAAGGCAAGCTACTGTGCGCATTGTAGCAGGTTGAAATGCACACCAAATTGCACACACTGGCCATAGGAGGAACGAAAAAGTTCACCTATTTTGTGGCAAGAACAGAGACACCACCTAGTATTTTGCTAGCTTGTGCGCAAAAATGCAGCCATCTACTAAAGCATAGCTGATCTAGTAAAAAAAGCGCAGCTAAAGCACACAGTAAAATGGGTTGTTTGCCTGAAATTTCAAAATGGGGCAGCGGAAGAAAAGCGCCAGAATAAATGGAGAAAGGCTAGGGGCATGAGTTACAGTGGCCTCTCATAAGAAATTGTGCTTATCCAACTGCTCATTCAACATTCCCTTGAGCTTTTTCTTTTTCAACATTCAATATTCAACATGAGAATCAACAGCCAGAGCACTGGAGATCTTTAATTCCAAGCCGTACCACACAAAGAGACAATAATCGCAGAAACAAGAAGTGAAATCAAGTTGAAGAACCAAAGTGGGAACAGCCGAACCTTAAACAATCATGGAGAGAGAAAGCACCGGCGACGGCGACGGCCTATGAACCGCCAACCACCCCTCCGTCCTACCTCAAGTGGCTACTCCCCTGCAGAGGCTTCTACCTGGGATGGCTAGCTAGAGAGGGCGAGTGGGGCAGCAAAAGCAGCAGAGCTTTCCAAGCATCGGAGGAGATGATcagcgagaggaggaagaagatggagCCGGACCTAAAATGGGAACCAGAGCATTTCCTGATATCACGGCTACAATGCGGACGGGTTGCAGCTCGTGACGACGACCCTGAGGCGATCTCTCTGCTTCTCCTCTGTTTCTACTTTCTGGTACTACTTCCAAGCAGGCGAGAAAGAAGCTGGGGAGCAGTTGAGCGAGGCCGGGGAGGGTGGTTTTATCAGGCTCGGAAACCAGCTCGAGGAGGAAGAAAAATGGAGATGCCCACTTGGATGGCAGGCCCCCCTGATTGATGATCTCGGCACTGATCAAGAGAGATCTTGGGCGGcaggcctctctctctctctctttctctctgatGCACACACACGCAAGCCACCAGGAACAGAGACGAGAGGGGCCCTGCTCTGCTCTGCTCCAGGAGGGGGGCAGCGGCGTTTAATGCATACCAAAAACTGAAAGTTGCTGATGCCCATACGTAGCAACAACAAAGCAGGGAAAAGGACGGGGGGCATGGGGGCTCCCTCCTTTGCTTGGATCATGGAGGAGGGAAGGGTGTAGAAGAACAGTGTGCCGGCGCCCAACATGTGGTGATGGAGTCGGTCTGTTTATTTTTATATTACGGTTTAGGGTTTATCGCCTCATGATTGTGCTGTTTCAATCCCCATGCACCTGCAGGACAAGCCATGAAGCAGTAGATTATTATCAGTGGCATATAAAATGCATCATCTCATGAATGTCTGTTAACTAACCAACAACATACGCCTAGCCGCTAGCCATCTATCGCGACAGTGGTGGTATCTGGGTGTATCATTCGCTCACTCACTCACTCATTCATTCATTCGTTCGTTCCCTTCCTGAGATGAGCGCACTGTGTGTGCATGTGTATCATGCATGTGGCCGGCCTCGGGCGATTGTAGCAAAGGAACAATTCTTCTTTCTAAGCACGAGCAGGCGCCACTTGCTCTCGTCTGCTACAGTGCCTCCTGCGGCCAGGCTGCATGCAAGCTGCAAGCAGCAGCGAGTGAGTGCTCACCTTTCGCCCTTGTTTCAGCAAATGCAAGCAGGCAGGGCATGCAGGGCGATGGCAGGGTGAGACCGGGCCAAGGCGATGCGTCCAAACGCTCCTTGGCAGCAGGGAGGGTGTGGGGGAGGACGCAACAGCGGCAGCCTACAGTGCCGCAGATGCGCGGGAGCGCGCGCACACAcatgtgcatgcatgcatgcgagATCAATCAGCGGCGTGCATGATTTTGAAGATCTGGCAGCGAGGAACACCACGAGAAACCatgggagagggagggagagagttgAGTGGCTTTTTCAAGGACAAGTATCTGTTTGGTTTTTGCTCTAGGCAATGTACGCATACTTATCATCTGCATCTACGTCTGTCTGCTGCTGCTCTAGCTGTGCGGGCAGATGCAAATGATCAAGCTAGGCGGCCAAAAGATCTGGCGGGAATCTCTGTGCAAGGCTAGCTGTTGCTCTTGGCAGGCAGGCTCAGCTAGAGGCTAGAATTTACCCTCAAGCAGAAGGACCACTGCTACTGCTCAGGGATCCCCACCCTCTAGCACCTGAAACAAGCTAGGAGTAGCAGTAGGAGTACATGGTATTTATTGAGGACCTGCCTATTGTTTCCGTGGTGGTATTGGACATTTGGACAACCCAGTATCCCAATCCAAAGATTGCAACTCTGGAGACTTCAAATCCTGGTATAAATCATGCATTTCAAGTTATACGCGCATGGCTGTCATATATTGACTAAACGCAATTTTCTCAAACAAATTGGACAAAGGAGGCGCCAAATGTAGCTTCTGCGATCGGGATGAATCAGTTCGATGTCATTTTGCTGGACCAATGTGGCATATAGTCTGGGAGCACCCAACTTATCACCTCTGCGATCGAGGGGTTCTTGAAAATGTTGCGGGTTGTCTTCTCGGTTGGATCTTCAGCTCTGTGTTGGTTATTATGACAGCCGTGTAGAATTTTTTATATAAGAAATATAAACTCTACTACGTAGAATACCCCAAACCCTATTTCCAAGGAAGATTTCTTTACCACATTTCACCACTTGGTCGGATTGAATTTAAGGACCTATGTATGGGTGCAGCGTGTATTTGTTTGGGACCCAACCGTGTAGATGCGTGTGGCTCTAGGCGTCTGGCGGTGAATTTTGTTAACGCGCTCCGTACTTCGGCGTGTGCGTCTAGCTAATTTGCCTATTGATTTTGGGCGCGTGTGGGTCATCCATGTCCCGTTGACCCAATTTCATGGACATACATGGTTTATTTTCCCCCGAAGAATTTTTTATAATTTTATGAGTTTTTTTGGAGGGGGGATTTCCAGT belongs to Triticum urartu cultivar G1812 chromosome 7, Tu2.1, whole genome shotgun sequence and includes:
- the LOC125524182 gene encoding BEL1-like homeodomain protein 2, which gives rise to MSSNPSYHQQLGLDAMNTCFFGGSSMIGSEAPFFYPGMPHDAGFGSGGADVAAHFMASSAMVTSPANQLVWPAAAPSQDSHQASMSTEEMNDDAYAVAGESCSTVHSMLPSASADFFQYGSGVVTIAQPSKMAKLVAGEPHCGWLYDGPSAASTHQPYYLTAFSGGSDFPDAVAGAASGLSLRLGAQSSSVTMASMPEQSSEVSCSGLTHVNSEGFGYQQPQAVRAHAGAGAGLFHLPPYGDVGAGDDELRHVYPQMYSRRPHFSQVLPRSGYAHIAQELLNGFAGCVLKDLAEMPDDSVSGIGSEASLLLSSSCSARTPSSVSSNQLMLPSDEGSADGGRWMEAQRVRNDLLKLLQLMDQRCNRCFDDIQTTASKFSSVVAHPGGGGGGAIAPPPFAQRAMSAVYRRLRKRITGLIVAVAQRSGGGGGGEPSSLADKERSWESSFIQKHWALQQLRRGDQQSWRPQRGLPEKSVAVLKAWMFENFLRPYPKDHEKDMLAARSGLSRSQVSNWFINARVRLWKPMIEEMYEELKRSSGRGGDAELPSSKDVVG